CCCGACGTCCCGGAAGTCGCGACGTTCCGAAATTTCATCCTCGACGCCATTAATGAACTCCCGCGGGAGGTTCCAGGCGCCGTGGATCTGATGCACAACCCCGATCCGGTCTGGCCGGGGGAGACGAGAGAAGGTGGAAGAAATGAGCGCTGAGAACGTTCCCCCGGAGCAGCCCCGGGCTGAACCAGCAGAACCGGACGCCATCGCCCCTCCCACCGGGACCATGTCCGCCGAACGCATCGCGTTGAAAGCCCTGGAGCAGCGGCTGCTCGGCGGGGAACGCAAGCTCCGCCGCCGTGAAGTCGCCGCCGGCGCGGGCCTCTCGCTGCTTTCCGCCCGCAAACTCTGGCGTGCCCTGGGTTTTCCCAACATCGGCGACGAGGACGTCGCCTTTACCGAACGTGACCAGGCCGCGCTGAACACCATCGTGGATTTGGTCCGCGCCGGCAAACTCACCGAGGAAGCCGCGATTTCCGTCACCCGCGCCATCGGCCAGATGACGGACCGGATGGTTGTCTGGCAGGTCGAGGCGCTGGTGGAGGACATGGTTGACCAGCAGGGCGTCTCAGACCCTGTCGCCCGCAAAAACATGGTCAGCCAACTGCCTTCGCTCGTGGACGCGCTCGAGGAGATGCTGGTTTACTCCTGGCGCCGCCAGCTCAACGCCGGCGTCCAGCGCCTGGCTGTCCGCGCCGAGGCCGGGCTGGCTTCCAGTGAGGAAGGCCGCGAAGGTGACGAGGATGACGCCCCGCTTCCGCTGGCCAGGGCGGTCGGCTTCGCGGACCTGGTCTCGTACACGAGCCTGTCGCGCCGGATGAACGAAAAGACCCTTGCCCAGCTGGTGCAGCGTTTCGAGAACAAGTGCGCCGAGATTATTTCGGTGGGCGGCGGCCGCCTCGTCAAGACGGTGGGCGATGAAGTCCTCTACATTGCCGAAACACCCGCAGCCGGCGCCGAGATCTCCCTCGCCCTGTGCCAGGCCTTCACCGACGATGAGATCCTGCCGCAGGCCCGGGTGGCGATGGTGTGGGGCCGGATCCTGTCCCGGCTCGGCGACATCTACGGACCCACGGTGAACCTGGCGGCCCGGCTCACCGCGCTGGCGGACCCGGGCACTGTGCTCGTTGACTCGATGACCGCGGCCGCGCTGGAACAGGACGACCGCTTCGTCCTTCAGCCGCGGCCGGCCGAAGACGTCCGCGGCTTCGGCGAAATCCACCCGGTCCAGTTGCAGCGCGGCAGTGGCCGCGGACTGGTCCTGGACTAAAGCAGCCGCCGGGCTGCGCCGATGCCGTCCCGTCCGGCCGTGAACCGGCAGGTGTTTCTCTAATCGATGGTTGATATGGAATAGTCGACGCTATCTGGCAACCACACGCGCAATGCGCCCTGTGCCGTGGCCGGGACTTTCTGGGGGACATAAGCACACATGAAGACCTTCCTTGACGCCTTGCGGCCAAAAACCCGCCGGCCGGATGCCGCACGCCCGCTGACCGGCCCCTTCGCCGCCCCCCGGCGCCGGGTTATGGCCGGCACCGGCCTCGCTGTTGCCTCCGCCGTCCTGATTACCGGGGCCATCATTTATCCGGGGTTTAAGACCGCTGAGGTTCAGTTGAACGATGGCGGGGTGTGGGTGGTGTCGAAGTCGAAGAATGCGGTGGGTCGGTTGAATTATCCGTCCCGGGTTTTGGATGGTGCGGTGACGCCGGCGAGTTCGACTTTTGATGTGTTGCAGGATGCCGGGACTGTGTTTGTTGATGATAGTGCGGGTTCGACGTTGAATCAGGTGTCGGCGGCGCAGATGCGGTTGGGTGGGGATAAGAAGTTGCCGGGTTCGGCGGCGGTGAGTTTTGGTTCGGCGGTTATTGCGGTGACGGATCCGGCGAAGGGTACGGTGTGGGCGCTCTCGCCCTCGACGGTGAATGGTTTTGATGCTGAGGAGTCCGAGCCGGTGCTGGCTGGTTCGGCCGGGACGGTCTCTGCGGTGGGTTCCGATGACCGGATTTACAGTGCGGATCCGAAGACCGGTCAGGTGACGGTGACCTCGGTGGATGCTGAGGGCAAGGTGGAGCACTCGAGCGTCAGCGTCTGGGACGGGCTCAAGGGTGCTGGGGACCTGCAACTGAGCGTGGTGGGGGATGCGCCGGTGGTCCTGGATGCGGGGCGGGGAAAGTTGTTCCTGCCGGGCGGGCGTGAGTTGGCGTTGGAGCAGGCTCGGGATGCGAAGTTGCAGCTTTCGGGTCCGGCTGCGGACTCGGTCGCCGTTGCCACGCCGAAGGCGTTGTTGAAACAGCCGCTGGACGGGTCGACGGCGAAGACTGTCAGCTTTGGCGGGCAGGGTGTGCCGGCGGCGCCGGTGCAGCTTGCGGGGTGCATTCATGCGGCGTGGTCGGGGGCGAATAAGTATGTCCGTGAGTGTGTTAATGATGCTGATGACAAGAGCGTGGATGTGCCGAAGGCGAGTGCTTCGCCGTCGTATGTGTTCCGGGTGAACCGGGATTTGGTGGTCCTGAACGATGTGAACTCGGGCAATGTGTGGCTGGTGAACCAGAACATGCAGCTGGTCAACAACTGGGACGACGTCATCCCGCCGCAGCAGACTTCCGACGACGCCGACAAAGACTCCGCCGACGAAGTCCAGCAGACAGTGCTCCCGGACCGCACCAAACCCAACAGTGCCCCCGCGGCCAAACCGGACAGCTTTGGGGTGCGTGCCGGCAAGACCACCATCCTCCCGGTACTGGATAACGATTCCGACCCCGACGGCGACATCCTCACCGTCCGGGCGCCGGATCCGATCAGATCCGGGCTCCTGGCCCCGATCTACGG
This genomic window from Arthrobacter sp. EM1 contains:
- a CDS encoding adenylate/guanylate cyclase domain-containing protein, whose protein sequence is MSAENVPPEQPRAEPAEPDAIAPPTGTMSAERIALKALEQRLLGGERKLRRREVAAGAGLSLLSARKLWRALGFPNIGDEDVAFTERDQAALNTIVDLVRAGKLTEEAAISVTRAIGQMTDRMVVWQVEALVEDMVDQQGVSDPVARKNMVSQLPSLVDALEEMLVYSWRRQLNAGVQRLAVRAEAGLASSEEGREGDEDDAPLPLARAVGFADLVSYTSLSRRMNEKTLAQLVQRFENKCAEIISVGGGRLVKTVGDEVLYIAETPAAGAEISLALCQAFTDDEILPQARVAMVWGRILSRLGDIYGPTVNLAARLTALADPGTVLVDSMTAAALEQDDRFVLQPRPAEDVRGFGEIHPVQLQRGSGRGLVLD